Within the Myxococcus virescens genome, the region TCCTTGTACGCGATGCCCAGGTCGTAGTGCGTGTCCACGTCCTCGGGCTTCACCACCTTGGCCAGGCTCTTCTTGAACTCGGAGAAGACCTCCTCCACCGAGTACTGGAAGTCCTCTTCCGCCGGCAGCGCCGAGGCCCCGGCGTCATCGCCGAAGTTGTCGATCTCCCCGGCCAGCTCCGCAGCCAGGTCGAACGCGTCACGCTCGCCCGTGGTCTCCTCGGCGTCCTCGTAGCCGTCCGTGACGGGCTGCACGCTCGGAATCTGCGCCGGCTCCGCGGCCGCGTCCTCCTGCTCCGCGCCGCCTCCCGCCTCCGCCGCCTCCAGCCGCTCCATCAGCTCGGCTGCGCGCGCGTGGCCCGGGAAGGCAATCATCACCGTCTCGAGAATCTCGCGCGCCTCTTCCAGCAGCCCCTGGTCGAGGAAGAACGACGCCTCGTCGCACTCCTCCGCCGCGGGCTCCTCTTCATCGGCGGCGGCCTCGACTTCCGGCTCGGGCTCGGGTTCCGGCTCGGGCTCGACCGCGGGTTCCTCATAGGCGATCGGCTCGGACAGCTCGTCCGCGGACAGCTCCGACGCGTCCTCCACGAAGGACTCGTCGTCCACCGCCACGATGGCGTGCGAGGCCGTGGGCTCCTCGAACTCCATCGAGTCGCCCAGCGCGGGGGCCCCGAACGGGTCCTCGTCCAGGTCGGCGGCCGTCAACGGCGCGGCGCCCACGCGCGTGGGCACGTTCTCCAAGTCCAGCGGTGGAGGCGCCTCGTCGTCCAGCGTAGGCACGTCCAGCGAGTCCAGTGTGGGGACCTGGAGCGTGTCCGGCGAGGCCTCGTCGAGCAGCGCCTGCGTGGGCGCATGCATCTGCGTGGGCTGCGGCTCGTCGTCGTCCCCGAGCGACAGCGCCTCCATGGACGTGGCGGCGCCGTCGTCCACCAGCGACTCGTCATCGAGCGAGTACGCCGCCGCGGCAGCCAGGTCATCATCGATGGAGGCGACGAGCGGCTCATCATCGGTGACGCTGAGGCCCGGCTCGTCGGACAGCACCAGCTGGTCGTCGTCCGTCACCAGCGTCTCGTCCACCGACGCCGCCGCCAGGTCCTCCGGATCGGGCGTGCCGTACACCTCGAACTCACCCGAAGTGATGGCCTCGCCCACCAGCGCCTCTTCGCTGATGACGGCGGAGTCGCTGTCCTCCTCGATGACCTCGTCCGAATCGCCCGAGGGCAGCGTGGTCAGCGCCAGCTCGTCACCGGGCGGGTGCAGGAGCGCGTCTTCCGGCGGCGGCGCGACGAGAATCTCGTCGTCGCTGGAGTCCACCAGGATGGCGTCCTCGCCCACCGACTCCACCACGGACACCGTCGGCGCGGCGACCACGGGCCCCGTCGTGCGCAGCACGGACAGGAACGCGGGCACCTCGGGATGGGCGGGATTCTCCTGGAGGATGGTGGCCAGGTACGGCTGTGCGCGCTGCACGTCGGCCGTGCGCGTACACAGGCGGAGCACGTTCAGCAACTGCTCCGACGCCTGGGCCATGTTCCCGGACGCGACGTAGATTTGATACGCCTTCTCGTGGGCGTCGAGGTTCTCCGGCTCGACGGAGAAGACCTTGCGCAGGTGCTCCAGCGCTTTGTCGTGGAGCCCGTACTTGACGTAGACGTCCGTCTCCGTGAGCAGCTTGGAGAGCTGCTCGCGCCCCATCCCCGCCGGTGCGGGAGGTGCCACGGGCGCCGGCGCTGCCGCCACGGGCTGGGGCGCGGGGCGCGGGGCGGGCTGAGGTGCCGCCGTGGGCTGGGGCGCCGCCGGTGCGGGCTCGGGCGCGCGGCGCGCGACCAGGTCCGGGTCCTCGGGGTCCAGCACTTCAATCTGAGTCCAGACAGCCTCGGCCTCGGTGACGCGGCCGCGCTCCTGATGAATCTTGGCCAGCTCCTTGTAGACGGAGATGGTCTTCGACGTCTGGCCCAGGCCCTGGAACGCCTGCGCCAGCAGCGTGAGCGTCTCCACGTCGCGGCCATCGGCCTTGAAACACACCTGCAGCTTCGCCAGCGCGCGCTTCTGGTCGCCGCGCTGCAGGTACGACGTGGCCAGCTCCTTCGACAGCGGAAGGTTGTCTGGCTCCAGCGCGGACAGCCGCTCGGCCACGCGGAGCCAGTCATCCGCGCGACTGTTGCGCTTGAGGTACTCCGCGGCGCGCTTGAACTCCTGGGCCGCCTCGCGCGTCATGTTCTCGCGCGCGTACAGCTCCGCCAGCTTGATCTTCGACGCCACGTTCTCCGGGTCGAGATCCACCATCTTCTTCAAGGTATCGAGCGACGACTTCGTGTCGCCCGCCTTGTCGTAGTGGTTGGCGACAATCTGGAAGTACGCCATCGCCTCGGACATCAGCCCGAGTTGCTGGTGAAGCTCCGCCAGCTTGAGGTTCACCTCCAGCAGGTTCGGATTGAGCTTGAGGACCTGCTTGTAGAGCGCGACGGCCTTGAGGAAGAAGCCATCCGACGAGTAGCTCTCCGCGACCTTGGTGAAGAAATGGGCGGCCTGCGGGTTGTCGTTCTTCTTCTGGTACAGCTCCCCCATCTTCTGGAGGACCCGGATGTCCTTCGGGTCGACCTCCAGGACCTTCTGGTACTCCTTGATGGCCTTGTCGTAGGCGCCCTTCGCGACGAGCTTCGCGGCGGCTTCGATGATCTTGTTCTTGTCCATCGAGCGGTGGGCTTCCAGCAGGCCGAAACCCCTTGAACTTCGCGGGTTTCCATCCTCAGCAAGGGGGAGTGTCGGAGGCTAACGGAAAGCTCCGACGCGGGTCAAGAAACGGCCCGGCTCCCCCCGGGCCGGATCACCTGCTTGCGTAGCGGCCCGACAAGCGGGAATTCACACCACGTGGATGGGTGCTACGGCGTCTCCTCGACGGCCTTCTTCAGCCGCCGGGAGCCCGTCTCGCTCGCGAGCAAGCGCTCCACGAACCGGGTGTCGTAATTGCCCTCCTGGAAGGACTCTTCCGCGAGCGCGGCCCGGTGGAACGGAATGTTGGTGCGGATGCCTTCCACGACGTATTCGCCCAGGGCGCGCTGCATGCGGCGGATGGCCGTGGCCCGGTCCTCCGCGTGGACGATGAGCTTCGACAGGAGGCTGTCGTAGTACGGCAGCACCGTGTAGTTCTCATAGGCGCCCGAGTCCACGCGCACCCCGTA harbors:
- a CDS encoding tetratricopeptide repeat protein, which encodes MDKNKIIEAAAKLVAKGAYDKAIKEYQKVLEVDPKDIRVLQKMGELYQKKNDNPQAAHFFTKVAESYSSDGFFLKAVALYKQVLKLNPNLLEVNLKLAELHQQLGLMSEAMAYFQIVANHYDKAGDTKSSLDTLKKMVDLDPENVASKIKLAELYARENMTREAAQEFKRAAEYLKRNSRADDWLRVAERLSALEPDNLPLSKELATSYLQRGDQKRALAKLQVCFKADGRDVETLTLLAQAFQGLGQTSKTISVYKELAKIHQERGRVTEAEAVWTQIEVLDPEDPDLVARRAPEPAPAAPQPTAAPQPAPRPAPQPVAAAPAPVAPPAPAGMGREQLSKLLTETDVYVKYGLHDKALEHLRKVFSVEPENLDAHEKAYQIYVASGNMAQASEQLLNVLRLCTRTADVQRAQPYLATILQENPAHPEVPAFLSVLRTTGPVVAAPTVSVVESVGEDAILVDSSDDEILVAPPPEDALLHPPGDELALTTLPSGDSDEVIEEDSDSAVISEEALVGEAITSGEFEVYGTPDPEDLAAASVDETLVTDDDQLVLSDEPGLSVTDDEPLVASIDDDLAAAAAYSLDDESLVDDGAATSMEALSLGDDDEPQPTQMHAPTQALLDEASPDTLQVPTLDSLDVPTLDDEAPPPLDLENVPTRVGAAPLTAADLDEDPFGAPALGDSMEFEEPTASHAIVAVDDESFVEDASELSADELSEPIAYEEPAVEPEPEPEPEPEVEAAADEEEPAAEECDEASFFLDQGLLEEAREILETVMIAFPGHARAAELMERLEAAEAGGGAEQEDAAAEPAQIPSVQPVTDGYEDAEETTGERDAFDLAAELAGEIDNFGDDAGASALPAEEDFQYSVEEVFSEFKKSLAKVVKPEDVDTHYDLGIAYKEMGLLDDALHEFDVARQGSAGGKRELDCITMMGMLQLLRGDASAAVEAFREGLGNPHATGEAAKALGFELAAAYEAQGDAGKALFHYQRVAAMDGKYRDVAGHVSRLAASVAPVEDPLPTPSGNGTQATSSPPAPAGAAAPTTPIPAAGASKARKVGYL